A DNA window from Chelativorans sp. AA-79 contains the following coding sequences:
- a CDS encoding MFS transporter produces MAGIAALTAAYILSQFYRSFLAVLTPALTAELGATKADLSAASGAWFASFALMQFAVGVSLDRYGPRRTASAILGLCGGGGAFLFAFASAPWMVIAAMAMIGVGCSPVLMASVFIFAKTYSPARLAVLISWLVGIGTMGNVIGAAPLAAAAEAFGWREVMAGLGVLTLAVSAAILLFVRDPAADGAPSGSGLRGYLELLRMRVLWPIIPLTALSYAPAAGIRGLWAGPYLADIFGAESLLIGQVTLFMALAMAAGSFLYGPLDTLFGTRKWVAVAGNGVSVVALVWLAVLPAGTMGSVTVVLVVVGLFGGSYGLLMAHGRAFLPPHLTGRGVTLLNFFSIGGVGAMQFATGALFSEFSTSGEPAAAYQWLFGFYAAMLAASLAIYLMARDVPPERTVRHAPQPVER; encoded by the coding sequence ATGGCAGGGATCGCGGCTCTCACGGCCGCCTATATCCTATCGCAGTTCTATCGCTCCTTTCTTGCCGTGCTGACGCCAGCGCTGACCGCCGAGCTCGGAGCGACCAAGGCCGATCTCTCGGCAGCGTCCGGCGCGTGGTTCGCTTCCTTCGCCCTCATGCAGTTCGCCGTCGGCGTGTCGCTCGACCGCTACGGCCCGCGGCGAACCGCCTCGGCGATACTTGGTCTTTGTGGCGGTGGCGGTGCGTTTCTCTTCGCTTTCGCCTCCGCGCCCTGGATGGTCATCGCCGCCATGGCGATGATCGGTGTCGGATGCTCACCGGTGCTGATGGCCTCGGTTTTCATTTTCGCCAAGACCTATTCTCCCGCGCGGCTTGCGGTCCTGATCTCCTGGCTCGTCGGTATTGGCACCATGGGCAATGTCATCGGCGCGGCACCGCTGGCGGCGGCGGCGGAAGCTTTCGGCTGGCGCGAGGTGATGGCGGGTCTCGGCGTGCTCACCCTGGCGGTTTCTGCCGCCATTCTCCTCTTCGTTCGCGATCCGGCTGCCGACGGTGCACCGTCCGGTTCCGGTCTTCGGGGCTATCTCGAGCTTCTGCGCATGCGCGTGCTCTGGCCCATCATTCCGCTCACCGCGCTGAGCTACGCGCCGGCAGCAGGCATCCGGGGCCTGTGGGCTGGACCCTATCTAGCCGACATCTTCGGTGCAGAATCGCTGCTGATCGGGCAGGTGACGCTCTTCATGGCACTGGCGATGGCGGCGGGCTCCTTTCTCTACGGGCCGCTCGACACTCTTTTCGGCACGCGGAAATGGGTGGCCGTGGCGGGCAACGGCGTCAGCGTGGTCGCCCTTGTCTGGCTCGCCGTCCTCCCCGCCGGAACGATGGGCAGTGTCACCGTGGTTCTGGTGGTGGTGGGCCTCTTTGGCGGCAGCTATGGCCTGTTGATGGCCCATGGCCGCGCCTTCCTGCCGCCGCATCTGACCGGGCGTGGGGTCACTCTCCTCAATTTCTTCTCGATCGGCGGCGTGGGAGCGATGCAGTTCGCCACGGGCGCTCTGTTCTCCGAGTTCAGCACGTCGGGCGAGCCGGCGGCCGCATATCAGTGGCTGTTCGGCTTTTACGCGGCGATGCTGGCCGCCAGTCTGGCAATTTACCTTATGGCACGCGACGTGCCGCCCGAACGGACGGTGCGCCACGCGCCCCAACCGGTGGAACGCTGA
- a CDS encoding DEAD/DEAH box helicase: protein MTNDNIAKPEGFARLGITGALLNAANAAGMTEPKPIQEKAIPPFLAGRDILGVAQTGSGKTAAFSLPILSRIIGLGNKRRPRTARALILVPTRELAVQIEKVVRDLSKGAHISTALVLGGVSRHSQVKRMAPGVDVLIATPGRLTDLVREGDVVLSETTWLVLDEADRMLDMGFINDVRRIAKATHPARQTALFSATMPKEIEMLTASLLREPVRIEISPQGTTAAEVRQSVVMARTKQKRLVLAEMLADEKMGQVIVFARTKHGADRVTRDLQRDGFDAAVIHGNKSQNARQRALNDFRDGSVRILVATDIAARGIDVPGISHVVNFDLPDEAESYVHRIGRTARNGADGEAVTLCDPSESSKLRQVERVIRMRLPIVKDVTREPDAARSNVTPLPANDRPRGGKPEARPTKSAGDRTASKPPRRKRNRKGGPKGAVRFASRAA from the coding sequence TTGACCAATGACAATATTGCGAAACCAGAGGGTTTCGCCCGCCTCGGGATCACCGGCGCCCTTCTGAACGCCGCCAACGCCGCCGGCATGACCGAGCCCAAGCCCATCCAGGAGAAGGCGATTCCGCCTTTCCTCGCGGGACGCGACATTTTGGGCGTTGCCCAGACCGGCTCCGGCAAGACAGCCGCCTTTTCGCTCCCCATCCTTTCGAGGATCATCGGACTCGGCAACAAGCGCCGCCCGCGCACGGCGCGGGCGCTGATCCTCGTGCCGACGCGGGAGCTTGCGGTGCAGATCGAAAAGGTCGTGCGGGACCTTTCCAAGGGCGCCCATATCTCCACCGCGCTTGTCCTGGGCGGCGTTTCGCGCCACTCGCAGGTGAAGCGGATGGCCCCCGGCGTCGACGTCCTGATTGCCACTCCCGGCCGGCTGACGGATCTGGTGCGCGAGGGTGATGTGGTGCTTTCGGAGACCACCTGGCTCGTGCTCGACGAGGCGGACCGCATGCTCGACATGGGGTTCATCAATGATGTCCGGCGCATCGCCAAGGCGACGCACCCGGCGCGCCAGACCGCGCTCTTCTCGGCCACCATGCCGAAGGAAATCGAGATGCTGACGGCGAGCCTGCTGCGCGAGCCGGTCCGTATCGAGATATCGCCCCAGGGCACGACGGCGGCAGAAGTTCGCCAGAGCGTGGTCATGGCCCGCACCAAGCAGAAGCGCCTGGTGCTTGCCGAAATGCTCGCCGACGAGAAGATGGGCCAGGTGATCGTGTTCGCCCGAACCAAGCACGGTGCTGACCGCGTGACCCGCGATCTCCAGCGCGACGGCTTCGACGCAGCCGTGATCCACGGCAACAAGTCCCAGAACGCCCGGCAGCGGGCACTGAACGATTTTCGTGACGGTTCGGTGCGCATTCTCGTGGCGACCGACATTGCCGCGCGCGGCATCGACGTGCCCGGCATCAGCCATGTGGTGAATTTCGATCTGCCGGACGAAGCGGAAAGCTATGTTCACCGCATCGGCCGCACGGCGCGCAACGGCGCCGACGGCGAAGCGGTTACACTGTGCGATCCGAGCGAGTCGTCGAAGCTCCGGCAGGTGGAGCGGGTCATCCGCATGCGGCTCCCGATCGTGAAAGATGTCACGCGGGAACCCGATGCCGCACGGAGCAACGTCACACCCTTGCCGGCCAATGACCGCCCGCGCGGCGGCAAGCCCGAAGCCAGGCCCACGAAGAGCGCGGGCGACCGGACGGCGTCAAAACCGCCGCGCCGCAAGCGCAATCGCAAGGGTGGCCCAAAGGGCGCAGTCCGCTTCGCGTCCCGCGCCGCCTGA
- a CDS encoding DUF1697 domain-containing protein — protein MRRETVYIVLFRGVGGATQLPVERLRAVLNGAGFANVSTYINSGNALLSSPLGAEEVARKVAAAVREGMAFQKSVLVRSLAEWEELIAGNPYPEVVGVPTKLHAFALERAPEPDAVHALQAKAVGTERFVVKGRSLYLHAPDGMGRSLFAPKIEPTLQVAMTARNWRTVLALQERAAAIPLN, from the coding sequence ATGAGGAGGGAAACGGTCTATATCGTGCTCTTCCGCGGGGTGGGCGGGGCAACGCAGCTTCCCGTGGAGCGCCTGCGCGCTGTTTTGAACGGAGCGGGCTTCGCCAACGTCTCCACCTATATCAACAGCGGCAACGCCCTGCTTTCTTCTCCGCTCGGCGCAGAGGAGGTCGCCCGCAAGGTCGCTGCCGCGGTCCGCGAGGGAATGGCCTTCCAGAAGAGCGTGCTTGTGCGGAGCCTTGCCGAGTGGGAGGAATTGATTGCGGGCAATCCCTATCCGGAGGTGGTCGGCGTGCCGACCAAGCTTCACGCCTTCGCCCTGGAGCGCGCACCCGAACCGGATGCCGTGCATGCCCTGCAAGCCAAGGCCGTGGGGACCGAACGTTTCGTCGTGAAGGGTCGCTCGCTTTATCTGCACGCGCCTGACGGCATGGGACGCTCGCTCTTCGCGCCGAAGATCGAGCCGACGCTGCAGGTGGCGATGACCGCCCGAAACTGGCGGACGGTGCTGGCCTTGCAGGAACGCGCCGCGGCGATCCCGCTGAATTGA
- the ilvA gene encoding threonine ammonia-lyase IlvA: MSAFVERVGRAAQSLRALFPETPLQQNDYLSRKTGARIFLKREDLTPVRSYKLRGAFNFMRKAIAAGAGEEGFVCASAGNHAQGFAFACRHFSRRGVVYMPVTTPQQKIDKTKLFGGEWIEVRLIGDFFDECNHAAKSFAGESGALMVPPFDHGDIIEGQATVAHELAEQLDGQLSDALVLLPVGGGGLAAGVTAFLQESGIGAHFAFAEPAGAPSLERSLSAGKRVKLPQVDNFVDGAAVAEIGREPFRKLKSFSPQDINLVPENRLCATMIEMLNIEGVVLEPAGALAIDSLKDLPRKEIRGRTVVAVVSGGNFDFERLPDVKERALRFEGLKKYFIFRFPQRPGALRDFLELLGPDDDITRFEYLKKSARNFGSVLIGVETKDPRNFAVLRRRFQESGWAYQDITDNDTIASLLI, from the coding sequence ATGAGCGCGTTTGTCGAGCGCGTCGGGCGGGCGGCGCAGTCTCTGCGCGCACTGTTTCCCGAAACGCCGCTGCAGCAGAACGATTATCTTTCCAGGAAGACAGGTGCGCGCATCTTCCTCAAACGTGAGGACCTGACGCCTGTCCGCTCCTACAAGCTGCGCGGTGCGTTCAACTTCATGCGCAAGGCGATCGCCGCCGGTGCGGGCGAGGAGGGTTTCGTCTGCGCGTCCGCCGGCAACCACGCGCAGGGTTTTGCCTTTGCCTGCCGTCATTTCTCCCGCAGGGGCGTGGTCTATATGCCGGTCACCACGCCGCAGCAGAAGATCGACAAGACCAAGCTTTTCGGTGGCGAATGGATCGAGGTGCGGTTGATCGGCGACTTCTTCGACGAGTGCAACCACGCGGCGAAGAGCTTCGCGGGCGAGAGCGGCGCGCTCATGGTCCCGCCTTTCGACCATGGCGATATCATCGAGGGACAGGCGACCGTGGCGCATGAATTGGCCGAGCAGCTTGATGGCCAACTCAGCGACGCATTGGTGCTCCTGCCGGTGGGCGGAGGCGGACTTGCTGCCGGCGTCACCGCGTTCCTGCAGGAGAGCGGCATTGGCGCCCACTTCGCCTTCGCCGAGCCTGCCGGCGCGCCGAGCCTGGAAAGGAGCCTTTCGGCCGGAAAGAGGGTGAAGCTGCCGCAGGTGGATAATTTCGTGGACGGCGCAGCCGTGGCGGAAATCGGGCGCGAGCCGTTCAGGAAACTCAAGAGCTTTTCACCGCAAGATATTAATCTTGTTCCTGAAAACCGCCTTTGTGCCACCATGATCGAGATGCTGAATATCGAAGGTGTGGTTCTGGAGCCGGCGGGAGCGCTCGCAATCGATTCCCTCAAGGATCTCCCGCGCAAGGAGATCAGGGGACGCACGGTCGTCGCCGTGGTTTCGGGCGGCAATTTCGATTTCGAGCGGCTGCCGGACGTGAAGGAGCGGGCATTGCGCTTCGAGGGGCTGAAGAAGTACTTCATCTTCCGTTTTCCGCAGCGGCCGGGCGCATTGCGGGACTTCCTCGAGCTTCTTGGGCCGGACGACGACATCACCCGATTCGAATATCTCAAGAAATCCGCCCGCAATTTCGGCTCGGTCCTGATCGGGGTCGAAACCAAGGACCCGCGCAATTTCGCCGTACTCAGGCGGCGCTTCCAGGAGTCCGGCTGGGCCTATCAGGACATCACCGACAACGACACGATTGCGAGCCTTCTGATATGA
- a CDS encoding arylamine N-acetyltransferase translates to MGEGPETFDLDAYFRRIGYDGPRAPTLETLSALHLLHPLAIPFENLDPLMHRPVRLDLAGLQEKLVRSRRGGYCFEHNRVFMAALDALGFSVSGLGARVLWGRADDAITPRSHMLLRVEMPEGTYLADVGFGGLTLTAPLRLEAGCEQRTPHETFRLEHEGGMWRLRAKVGEEWRSLFRFGLEEQLDVDYEVTSYFTSTNPGSPFRRTLAVARPAREGRRTLQNRRFRFRRSDGSEDVRELTSAADIETVLREAFGIDVPDSAAFAAALRREAII, encoded by the coding sequence ATGGGGGAAGGACCGGAGACATTCGATCTCGACGCATATTTTCGGCGCATCGGCTATGATGGACCGCGCGCGCCGACGCTCGAAACGCTTTCCGCCCTCCATCTCCTCCACCCGCTCGCCATCCCCTTCGAGAATCTGGATCCGCTGATGCACCGCCCTGTCAGGCTTGACCTTGCCGGGCTGCAGGAGAAGCTCGTTCGCTCCCGCCGGGGCGGTTACTGCTTCGAGCACAACAGGGTTTTCATGGCTGCGCTGGACGCGCTCGGTTTTAGTGTTTCGGGGCTCGGCGCGCGTGTGCTCTGGGGCCGAGCCGACGATGCGATCACGCCCCGGAGCCATATGCTGCTACGGGTCGAGATGCCGGAAGGCACATATCTCGCCGATGTCGGCTTCGGCGGTCTGACGCTCACCGCGCCGCTTCGTCTGGAAGCCGGCTGCGAGCAGCGGACGCCACACGAAACCTTCCGTCTCGAACACGAGGGAGGAATGTGGCGGTTGCGGGCGAAAGTCGGTGAGGAATGGCGCTCGCTCTTCCGCTTCGGGCTGGAGGAACAGCTGGATGTGGATTACGAGGTGACCAGCTATTTCACCTCGACCAATCCCGGTTCACCGTTTCGGCGGACGCTGGCGGTCGCCCGCCCGGCCCGTGAGGGCCGTCGGACACTCCAGAACAGGCGTTTCAGATTCCGCCGGTCCGACGGCTCTGAGGATGTGCGCGAACTGACGTCTGCTGCGGATATCGAGACCGTGTTGCGGGAGGCTTTCGGCATCGACGTACCGGACAGCGCTGCGTTTGCCGCCGCACTCCGACGCGAAGCGATCATCTGA
- the dksA gene encoding RNA polymerase-binding protein DksA: MSDLVDAEYVPSEDEPFMNERQRAYFRSKLIKWKHEILKEARETLEALQEENANHPDLADRASSETDRAIELRARDRQRKLIAKIDAALQRLDDGTYGYCEETGEPISLKRLDARPIATLSIEAQERHERREKVYRDD, translated from the coding sequence ATGTCCGATCTCGTCGATGCCGAATATGTACCCTCTGAGGACGAACCCTTCATGAACGAGCGCCAGCGGGCGTATTTCCGCAGCAAGCTGATCAAGTGGAAACACGAGATCCTGAAGGAAGCCCGCGAAACGCTGGAGGCGCTGCAAGAGGAGAATGCAAACCATCCTGACCTTGCCGACCGGGCCTCATCCGAGACCGATCGGGCCATCGAGTTGCGCGCGCGAGACCGCCAGCGCAAGCTCATCGCCAAGATCGATGCGGCGCTCCAGCGTCTCGACGACGGCACCTATGGCTATTGCGAGGAAACCGGTGAGCCGATTTCGCTGAAGCGTCTCGATGCCCGTCCGATTGCGACGCTTTCCATCGAGGCGCAGGAGCGCCACGAGCGGCGCGAGAAGGTTTATCGCGACGATTGA
- a CDS encoding histidine phosphatase family protein → MHRLYLVRHAEASHPKAGGADFDRPLSERGKRDAAMLGITMRTEGFRPAFVLCSSALRARQTWEGVARGFAAPFPETTYLSELYRGDAADYQILIATAPVADSLLVVGHNPMVQELAFSLPRSGEAQARTAVGRGFPAGALAVIDFAEPLWRIASGKGILATFLSPSDML, encoded by the coding sequence TTGCATCGGCTTTATCTGGTCAGGCATGCGGAAGCCTCGCATCCGAAGGCGGGCGGGGCCGATTTCGACCGGCCGCTGTCGGAACGCGGAAAGCGGGATGCGGCAATGCTCGGCATCACGATGCGAACCGAGGGGTTCCGTCCGGCCTTCGTTCTCTGCTCCAGCGCCTTGCGCGCAAGACAAACCTGGGAGGGCGTCGCGAGGGGCTTTGCAGCCCCTTTCCCCGAGACCACCTATTTATCCGAACTCTATCGGGGCGACGCGGCGGATTATCAGATCCTGATCGCCACGGCTCCGGTGGCGGATTCGCTGCTCGTGGTCGGCCACAATCCGATGGTTCAGGAACTGGCGTTTTCGCTCCCGCGCAGCGGTGAAGCGCAGGCGAGAACGGCCGTCGGCAGGGGATTTCCGGCTGGAGCGCTCGCCGTGATCGATTTCGCGGAGCCGCTGTGGCGCATCGCTTCGGGAAAGGGAATTCTCGCAACCTTCCTTTCACCGTCTGACATGCTTTAA
- a CDS encoding YcjX family protein — protein MPSLTTLADEARIALDTVADRTTGLWSPSVRLGVTGLSRAGKTVFISALVHNLVHGGRLPLFESQSSGRIAKAYLEHQPDDAVPRFQYEDHIADLVDRRIWPSSTRAISELRLTIEYESASAWGRMFSRGKISLDIVDYPGEWLLDLPLLGKDFGAFSREAVELSELPGREDIARPWRDLAAGVDPDADADEMLARKLFESFAGYLQACKGENRALSTLPPGRFLMPGDLEGSPALTFAPLAKLSDRRSRPGSMQAMMERRYEAYKTHVVKPFFREHIARLDRQIVLVDAMQAINAGEPAVKDLERALTEILACFRPGRGSLLTGLVSRRIDRILIAATKADHIHHESHDRLQAIVRRLAERAIARADFSGAAVDVVAMAAVRATREGKVTRGRQALPVIIGTPLAGESIGDEVFDGETETAVFPGDLPESPAALFRKDAPSPSGDPTIRFVRFRPPRLERTAEGVTLSLPHIRLDRALQFLLGDKLA, from the coding sequence TTGCCATCGCTGACAACGCTCGCCGACGAAGCCCGAATCGCTCTCGACACGGTGGCCGACCGGACCACCGGCCTCTGGTCGCCCTCGGTGCGGCTCGGCGTCACTGGCCTTTCGCGGGCCGGCAAGACGGTCTTCATCTCCGCGCTCGTCCACAACCTCGTCCATGGCGGGCGGTTGCCGCTGTTCGAGTCGCAGTCCTCCGGCCGCATCGCGAAAGCCTATCTGGAACACCAGCCGGACGACGCGGTGCCACGCTTCCAGTACGAGGACCACATCGCCGATCTCGTGGACCGGCGCATCTGGCCCTCCTCGACCCGCGCCATTTCGGAACTGAGGCTCACGATAGAATACGAATCAGCCTCGGCCTGGGGCCGGATGTTTTCGCGCGGGAAGATCTCGCTCGATATCGTCGACTATCCTGGGGAATGGCTGCTCGATCTGCCGCTTCTTGGCAAGGATTTCGGCGCCTTCAGCCGGGAGGCAGTCGAACTCTCCGAACTGCCGGGCCGCGAGGACATCGCCCGCCCCTGGCGCGATCTCGCCGCCGGCGTCGATCCGGACGCGGATGCCGACGAAATGCTGGCGCGCAAGTTGTTCGAGAGTTTCGCGGGCTATCTGCAGGCCTGCAAGGGGGAGAATCGTGCCCTTTCGACCCTGCCACCCGGCCGTTTCCTGATGCCAGGCGACCTCGAAGGCTCACCCGCCCTCACCTTTGCTCCCCTCGCGAAGCTGAGCGACCGCCGGTCGCGACCCGGCTCCATGCAGGCCATGATGGAGCGGCGATACGAGGCCTACAAGACGCATGTGGTGAAACCCTTCTTCCGCGAGCATATCGCCCGTCTCGACCGGCAGATCGTGCTGGTGGATGCGATGCAGGCGATCAATGCCGGCGAACCGGCGGTCAAGGATCTGGAGCGGGCATTGACGGAGATTCTCGCCTGCTTCCGTCCAGGCCGCGGAAGCCTGCTCACAGGCCTGGTGTCACGGCGGATCGACCGCATCCTGATCGCCGCTACCAAGGCCGACCACATTCACCACGAAAGCCATGACCGCCTGCAGGCGATCGTCAGACGGCTGGCCGAACGGGCGATCGCCCGGGCTGACTTCTCCGGCGCCGCAGTGGATGTGGTCGCCATGGCCGCCGTGCGTGCCACCCGTGAGGGCAAGGTCACGCGCGGCCGCCAGGCGCTTCCGGTCATCATCGGCACGCCGCTTGCCGGTGAGAGCATTGGTGACGAGGTCTTCGACGGCGAAACCGAGACGGCGGTCTTCCCGGGCGACCTGCCGGAAAGCCCGGCAGCGCTTTTCCGCAAGGACGCGCCCTCGCCTTCCGGTGATCCGACGATCCGCTTCGTGCGCTTCCGCCCGCCCAGGCTCGAACGCACGGCGGAAGGCGTCACCCTTTCGCTGCCGCACATTCGGCTTGACCGCGCCCTGCAATTCCTTCTCGGAGACAAGCTGGCATGA
- a CDS encoding TIGR01620 family protein produces the protein MSEPRRPAAFRIEPAPEAKAGKEAGEDTRRPQAVRLDETVTVTPAEIDVFDSLEPAAAPPPPAAPARRSRLGTIFFAALGMLVSLAAGLWADRLIRDLFSRADWLGWLGAALTAVVALALLAILAREILALSRLASVEKMRQRADDAYERDDAKDARAVIDQLSALFHSHPDTAVGRQKIKEMEDDVIDGRDLLGIAERELLAPLDRRAQKLVLDAAKRVSLVTAVSPRAMMDVGYVIFEAARLLRRLSELYCGRPGFLGFLRLSRNVLAHLAVTGSMAMGDNIVQQIVGHGIAARLSARLGEGVVNGMMTARIGIAAISAIRPLPFRAVERPGMGDFLKALTQFAAKTDGNRS, from the coding sequence ATGAGCGAACCGCGCCGCCCCGCCGCATTCCGGATCGAGCCCGCGCCGGAAGCCAAAGCCGGCAAGGAGGCGGGAGAAGACACGCGCCGGCCGCAGGCCGTCAGACTCGACGAGACGGTTACCGTCACGCCGGCCGAAATCGACGTCTTCGATTCACTCGAACCGGCGGCGGCCCCGCCCCCGCCAGCCGCCCCGGCACGGCGCTCACGGCTGGGCACCATCTTCTTCGCAGCCCTGGGCATGCTCGTCTCGCTCGCCGCCGGATTGTGGGCGGATCGCCTCATTCGCGATCTCTTCTCGCGCGCGGATTGGCTCGGATGGCTGGGCGCGGCCCTCACGGCGGTGGTCGCCCTCGCTCTTTTGGCCATCCTGGCCCGCGAAATCCTCGCGCTTTCCCGCCTGGCCTCGGTGGAGAAGATGCGCCAGCGCGCCGACGACGCCTATGAGCGCGACGATGCAAAGGATGCACGGGCCGTCATCGACCAGCTCTCGGCGCTCTTTCACAGCCACCCGGACACGGCTGTTGGACGGCAGAAGATCAAGGAAATGGAAGACGACGTCATCGACGGCCGCGATCTCCTGGGGATCGCCGAAAGGGAGCTGCTGGCGCCGCTCGATCGGCGCGCGCAAAAGCTCGTGCTGGATGCAGCCAAGCGCGTTTCGTTGGTAACGGCGGTCAGTCCCCGCGCAATGATGGATGTGGGCTATGTGATCTTCGAGGCGGCGCGGCTCCTGCGCCGTCTTTCCGAGTTGTATTGCGGCCGGCCCGGCTTCCTCGGCTTCCTGCGCCTGTCGCGCAATGTACTCGCCCACCTCGCGGTGACCGGCTCGATGGCCATGGGCGACAACATCGTGCAGCAGATCGTCGGCCACGGAATCGCCGCCCGGCTTTCGGCCCGCCTTGGCGAAGGCGTGGTCAACGGCATGATGACGGCCCGCATCGGCATCGCCGCCATCTCCGCCATACGCCCCCTCCCGTTTCGTGCGGTCGAGCGCCCCGGCATGGGCGATTTCCTGAAGGCGCTGACGCAATTCGCTGCCAAAACCGACGGGAACCGGAGCTAG
- the folK gene encoding 2-amino-4-hydroxy-6-hydroxymethyldihydropteridine diphosphokinase, giving the protein MTGPNRTRAFLGLGGNLGDPARSMAIALQTLDRHADLDVARVSSLYRAPPWGKTDQPDFLNAVAEIETRLQPRELLDLCLDTERALKRERYERWGPRLIDIDVLMFGDRRISQDALEIPHPRMLQRAFVLVPLAEIAPGLMLEGRSIGDHLETLDAAGIERISDDRSWWMEPV; this is encoded by the coding sequence TTGACTGGCCCCAATAGGACCCGGGCCTTCCTGGGGCTCGGCGGGAATCTCGGCGATCCGGCACGCAGCATGGCCATCGCGCTCCAGACGCTGGACAGGCATGCGGATCTCGACGTCGCCCGTGTTTCATCGCTCTACCGGGCGCCGCCATGGGGCAAGACCGACCAGCCGGACTTCCTCAACGCGGTCGCCGAAATCGAAACCCGTCTGCAGCCGCGCGAGCTGCTTGATCTTTGTCTCGACACCGAGCGTGCTCTGAAACGGGAGAGATATGAGCGTTGGGGCCCCCGCCTCATCGACATCGACGTCCTGATGTTCGGCGATCGGAGGATTTCGCAGGACGCACTGGAAATCCCGCATCCGCGAATGCTTCAACGTGCTTTCGTGCTGGTGCCGCTGGCCGAAATCGCGCCGGGGCTGATGCTCGAAGGCAGATCGATAGGCGACCATCTGGAAACGCTCGATGCCGCCGGGATCGAGCGGATCAGCGACGACAGGTCCTGGTGGATGGAACCGGTCTAG
- the folB gene encoding dihydroneopterin aldolase: protein MYVIRLKNCAFFARHGVLDEEETLGQRFYVDAELFIEPGTALEEDSIESTVDYGVAFTLIEEIVTGGRRYLIETLALKIAQALCGRFPQISRASITVRKPNAPVAGVLDHVEVTVDWPQ from the coding sequence ATGTATGTCATCCGGCTCAAGAACTGCGCTTTCTTTGCCCGGCACGGTGTGCTGGACGAGGAGGAGACGCTAGGGCAACGTTTCTATGTCGATGCGGAGCTATTCATCGAGCCGGGGACGGCCCTCGAAGAAGATTCCATTGAGAGCACAGTCGATTACGGCGTCGCCTTCACCTTGATCGAGGAGATCGTCACCGGCGGGCGACGATATCTCATCGAGACGCTGGCATTGAAGATCGCGCAGGCGCTGTGCGGGCGCTTTCCGCAGATCAGCCGTGCTTCGATCACGGTGCGAAAGCCCAACGCGCCCGTCGCCGGAGTACTGGATCACGTCGAGGTGACGGTTGACTGGCCCCAATAG